Proteins from a genomic interval of Pseudomonas paeninsulae:
- the oadA gene encoding sodium-extruding oxaloacetate decarboxylase subunit alpha, whose translation MTATKNALGITDVVLRDAHQSILATRVRLEDMLPIAPKLDQVGFWSVESWGGATFDSCIRYLGEDPWERIRALKQAMPNTRQQMLLRGQNLLGYRHYADDVVEKFVERAAVNGVDVFRVFDAMNDPRNLQTALRAVKEQGKHAQGTISYTTSPVHTLEMWVDLAKQIEDMGADSIAIKDMAGILNPYIAFELVTRLKATLSIPIHMQCHATAGLSTAAIVKAVEAGIDNVDTAISSLSMTYGHSPTESVVAIFQGSERDTGLNLELLEEIAAYFREVRKKYAKFEGTLKGVDSRILVAQVPGGMLTNMESQLKEQGAQDKFDEVLAEIPRVREDLGFIPLVTPTSQIVGTQAVINVLTGERYKSITKETAGVLKGEYGAAPAPFNKELQLRVLDGAEAITCRPADMLAAEMDKLTAELKGIAQEKGIKLAKDEIDDVLTYALFPQIGLKFLENRGNPAAFEPAPNGNELPAREAGKPEVYTVEVNGKSFVVQVNEGGDIEGLKPVGGAAVTASAVAEPVGAGDPQSAPLAGNIFKVLVQPGATVEEGQLVIILEAMKMETEIRAFKAGTIGAVNVKVGDAVAVGESLLTIG comes from the coding sequence GCACTCGGTATCACCGATGTGGTTCTGCGCGATGCGCATCAATCCATTCTGGCAACCCGAGTGCGTCTTGAGGACATGTTGCCGATCGCGCCCAAGCTTGATCAGGTGGGCTTCTGGTCGGTCGAATCCTGGGGCGGCGCGACTTTCGATTCCTGCATTCGTTACCTGGGCGAAGACCCTTGGGAGCGTATCCGCGCGTTGAAGCAGGCGATGCCCAATACCCGTCAGCAGATGCTCTTGCGTGGGCAGAACCTGCTCGGCTATCGGCATTACGCCGATGACGTGGTGGAAAAATTCGTCGAGCGTGCGGCGGTCAACGGCGTCGATGTGTTCCGCGTGTTCGACGCGATGAACGATCCGCGTAACCTGCAGACCGCGCTGCGGGCGGTCAAAGAGCAGGGCAAGCATGCTCAGGGCACCATCTCCTATACCACCAGTCCGGTGCATACCCTGGAGATGTGGGTTGATCTGGCCAAGCAGATCGAAGACATGGGCGCCGACTCGATAGCGATCAAGGACATGGCGGGTATTCTCAACCCGTACATCGCCTTCGAGCTGGTGACGCGGCTGAAGGCCACTCTGTCGATCCCGATCCACATGCAGTGCCATGCCACCGCGGGTCTGTCGACTGCAGCCATCGTCAAGGCGGTAGAAGCCGGTATCGACAACGTCGATACGGCAATTTCCTCGCTGTCGATGACCTACGGTCATTCGCCAACCGAGTCGGTGGTGGCGATCTTCCAGGGTTCCGAGCGCGATACGGGCTTGAACCTGGAACTGCTCGAAGAAATTGCCGCGTACTTCCGTGAAGTGCGGAAGAAGTACGCGAAGTTTGAAGGCACCCTCAAGGGTGTCGATTCGCGCATCCTCGTGGCTCAGGTGCCGGGTGGCATGCTGACCAACATGGAAAGTCAGCTGAAAGAGCAGGGCGCCCAGGACAAGTTCGATGAAGTGTTGGCCGAGATTCCGCGGGTGCGCGAGGATCTGGGCTTTATCCCGCTGGTGACGCCGACCTCGCAGATCGTTGGCACCCAGGCGGTGATCAACGTATTGACCGGTGAGCGCTACAAGTCGATCACCAAGGAAACCGCCGGCGTGTTGAAGGGCGAATACGGCGCAGCGCCGGCCCCCTTCAATAAAGAGCTGCAGCTGCGGGTGCTGGATGGCGCCGAAGCAATCACCTGCCGCCCGGCGGACATGCTCGCTGCGGAAATGGACAAGCTGACGGCCGAACTCAAGGGCATTGCCCAGGAGAAGGGCATCAAGCTGGCCAAAGATGAAATCGACGACGTGCTGACCTATGCCCTGTTCCCGCAGATCGGCCTGAAATTTCTGGAGAATCGCGGCAATCCGGCAGCCTTCGAGCCGGCGCCGAACGGTAACGAGTTGCCGGCGCGTGAAGCCGGCAAGCCCGAGGTCTACACCGTTGAAGTCAACGGCAAGTCCTTTGTGGTCCAGGTTAATGAAGGTGGCGACATCGAAGGCCTCAAGCCTGTCGGTGGCGCCGCTGTCACGGCCTCTGCTGTTGCGGAGCCTGTCGGTGCGGGCGATCCGCAGTCGGCGCCTCTGGCGGGCAATATCTTCAAGGTGCTGGTGCAGCCGGGGGCCACGGTCGAAGAAGGGCAGTTGGTGATCATTCTTGAAGCGATGAAGATGGAAACCGAGATTCGTGCGTTCAAGGCCGGCACCATCGGTGCGGTTAACGTCAAGGTGGGCGACGCGGTGGCAGTGGGCGAAAGCCTGTTGACCATCGGTTGA
- a CDS encoding sodium ion-translocating decarboxylase subunit beta codes for MEKLLKLWQSTGLYHLEPGQALMIAICVGLIYLAIKKGFEPLLLIPIGFGGLLANIPVAGMAEGSGILHLFYEVGLPTSVFPLLIFMGVGAMTDFGPMLANPKTLFLGAAAQFGIFATLIGALAIASLGIPGLEFTLREAASIAIIGGADGPTSIFVTAKLAPHLLGPIAVAAYSYMALVPLIQPPIMRALTTKEERAIVMQQLRHVGQVEKIIFPLVLCLLVGMLLPDAAPLVGMFAFGNLLREAGAVERLADTSRNALINIVTIFLGLTVGSKLSAESFLQMKTLGILLLGLIAFSGGTAAGILMAKGMNLFSKNKINPLIGSAGVSAVPMAARVSNKVGLEANPQNFLLMHAMGPNVAGVIGSAVAAGVLLNFVG; via the coding sequence ATGGAAAAGCTTCTCAAACTTTGGCAAAGCACAGGCCTGTACCATTTGGAGCCTGGTCAGGCCTTGATGATCGCCATCTGTGTGGGGTTGATCTACCTGGCGATCAAAAAAGGTTTCGAGCCGTTGTTGCTGATCCCGATCGGCTTTGGTGGTCTGCTGGCCAACATTCCCGTGGCCGGCATGGCTGAAGGCTCGGGGATCTTGCACCTGTTCTATGAAGTCGGCTTGCCGACCAGTGTGTTCCCGCTATTGATCTTCATGGGTGTCGGCGCAATGACCGACTTCGGGCCGATGCTGGCCAATCCGAAGACCTTGTTCCTGGGTGCGGCGGCGCAGTTCGGTATTTTTGCCACCTTGATCGGCGCGCTGGCGATTGCTTCCCTGGGGATTCCTGGCTTGGAGTTCACCCTGCGTGAGGCGGCCTCTATCGCGATTATCGGTGGTGCCGATGGCCCGACCTCAATCTTTGTGACGGCCAAACTGGCGCCTCATTTGCTTGGTCCGATTGCCGTGGCGGCGTATTCATACATGGCTCTGGTTCCGCTGATCCAGCCGCCGATCATGCGTGCGCTGACGACCAAGGAAGAGCGTGCGATCGTCATGCAGCAGCTGCGGCATGTCGGTCAGGTCGAGAAGATCATCTTCCCGTTGGTGCTTTGCTTGTTGGTGGGCATGCTACTACCGGACGCGGCGCCATTGGTGGGCATGTTCGCCTTTGGCAACTTGTTGCGTGAGGCGGGCGCGGTCGAGCGTCTGGCCGATACTTCGCGTAACGCGTTGATCAACATCGTGACCATTTTTCTGGGGTTGACTGTGGGTTCCAAGCTTTCTGCTGAGTCATTCCTGCAAATGAAGACTCTCGGCATTCTGCTGCTGGGCCTGATCGCCTTCAGTGGCGGCACTGCCGCTGGCATATTGATGGCCAAGGGAATGAACCTGTTCAGCAAGAACAAAATCAATCCGTTGATCGGCTCGGCCGGGGTATCGGCGGTGCCAATGGCCGCACGGGTATCGAACAAGGTCGGCCTGGAGGCCAATCCGCAGAACTTCCTGCTGATGCACGCCATGGGGCCGAACGTGGCCGGGGTGATCGGCTCGGCAGTGGCGGCCGGTGTGCTGCTTAACTTTGTTGGATAA
- a CDS encoding Arc family DNA-binding protein gives MRPMKQAIYSSRTADKFVVRLPDGMRERIADVARNHHRSMNSEIIARLEQSMLQESSLGDELNVTLDSPELSLHERELLQRFRQLSRRQQNALVALIAHDAEMAAEEA, from the coding sequence ATGCGCCCAATGAAACAGGCTATTTATTCCAGCCGCACGGCTGACAAATTCGTCGTTCGCTTGCCCGATGGCATGCGCGAGCGCATCGCTGATGTCGCACGCAATCATCATCGCAGCATGAACTCGGAAATCATCGCCCGCCTCGAGCAGAGCATGCTTCAGGAAAGTAGCCTGGGTGATGAACTCAACGTGACGCTGGACAGCCCCGAGCTGTCCTTGCACGAACGCGAGTTACTGCAGCGCTTCCGCCAACTGTCACGTCGTCAGCAAAATGCCCTGGTGGCATTGATTGCCCATGACGCCGAGATGGCCGCTGAAGAAGCGTAA
- the phnC gene encoding phosphonate ABC transporter ATP-binding protein, whose product MNAAIRVESLNKTFAGKQALYSLALSVQPGEMVALIGASGSGKSTLLRHLAGLACGDRTADSCIQVLGRQVQAQGRLNGQVRRLRADIGYIFQQFNLVARLSVVQNVLLGGLGRMPRWRGTLGLFSAEEKQRAMQALARVGLADLALQRASTLSGGQQQRVAIARALCQRAEVILADEPIASLDPESARKVMQILTDINREDGTTVVVTLHQVDYAMRYCQRAVALKAGRINFDGPTAGLIPSFLNDLYGAELPVDALPAGKPRRQGAQQAPLSLASA is encoded by the coding sequence ATGAACGCAGCGATCCGGGTTGAGAGCCTGAACAAAACGTTCGCCGGTAAACAGGCGCTCTACTCTCTTGCTTTGTCCGTCCAGCCAGGTGAAATGGTTGCACTGATCGGCGCGTCGGGTTCCGGTAAATCCACGTTGCTGCGCCATCTAGCCGGGCTGGCCTGCGGTGACCGTACTGCAGACAGCTGTATCCAAGTGCTTGGTCGTCAAGTGCAGGCGCAAGGGCGCTTGAATGGACAAGTGCGTCGCCTGCGCGCTGACATTGGCTACATCTTCCAGCAGTTCAACCTGGTTGCTCGTTTAAGCGTAGTGCAAAACGTCCTGCTTGGTGGTCTCGGGCGCATGCCGCGCTGGCGTGGCACTCTCGGCCTGTTCAGTGCCGAAGAAAAGCAGCGCGCCATGCAGGCGTTGGCGCGGGTTGGTCTGGCCGACCTGGCCCTGCAGCGGGCTTCGACGCTGTCCGGTGGCCAGCAGCAGCGTGTGGCCATTGCTCGGGCTTTGTGCCAGCGCGCCGAGGTGATTCTTGCTGACGAACCGATTGCCTCTCTCGACCCCGAGTCGGCACGCAAGGTCATGCAGATTCTCACCGATATCAACCGTGAAGACGGCACCACCGTGGTGGTCACCTTGCATCAGGTCGACTACGCCATGCGTTATTGCCAGCGTGCGGTGGCGCTGAAGGCCGGGCGTATCAATTTCGACGGGCCAACCGCAGGCCTTATTCCGAGTTTTCTCAATGACCTGTACGGCGCCGAGTTGCCTGTCGATGCGCTGCCGGCTGGCAAGCCGCGCCGGCAGGGGGCGCAACAAGCACCGCTGAGCCTCGCCAGCGCCTGA
- the phnD gene encoding phosphonate ABC transporter substrate-binding protein produces MFKHISRVLAASILLSSATLGVAQAAEQEINFGIISTESSQNLKTTWDPFLADMGAQTGLKINAFFAPDYAGIIQGMRFDKVDVAWYGNKAAMEAVDRAGGEIFAQTVAANGAQGYYSLMVAHQDSPLNSIEDMLKNAKNLTFANGDPNSTSGYLVPGYYVFAQNNVDAHKIFKRALNGSHEVNALSVANKQIDVGTFNSEGMERLQVTAPDKAAQLKVIWTSPLIPSDPMVWRKNLDEATKNKLREFFMTYGDKPAEQNVLESLQWAKFKSSDDDQLLPIRQLDLFKKRTEVVNNDKLSDSDKQARLKALDAELAKLAKRLAEIAQKNPTSAG; encoded by the coding sequence ATGTTCAAACACATCAGTCGTGTTCTTGCTGCATCGATACTGCTTAGTAGCGCCACCCTAGGTGTCGCCCAGGCCGCCGAGCAGGAAATCAACTTCGGCATCATTTCCACCGAGTCCTCGCAAAACCTCAAGACCACGTGGGACCCCTTCCTGGCGGACATGGGCGCGCAGACCGGCCTGAAGATCAACGCCTTCTTCGCTCCCGACTATGCAGGGATCATCCAGGGCATGCGTTTCGACAAGGTCGATGTGGCCTGGTACGGCAATAAGGCGGCCATGGAGGCGGTGGATCGCGCCGGTGGCGAGATTTTCGCTCAGACCGTCGCCGCCAATGGCGCCCAGGGTTATTACAGCCTGATGGTGGCGCATCAGGATAGCCCGCTGAATTCGATCGAAGACATGCTGAAGAATGCCAAGAACCTGACCTTCGCCAATGGCGACCCGAATTCCACCTCGGGCTATCTGGTACCGGGCTATTACGTGTTCGCGCAGAACAATGTCGATGCCCACAAGATCTTCAAGCGTGCGCTCAACGGCAGTCATGAGGTCAATGCCCTGTCGGTGGCCAACAAGCAGATCGATGTCGGTACCTTCAACAGCGAAGGCATGGAGCGACTGCAGGTCACCGCGCCGGATAAGGCTGCGCAATTGAAGGTGATCTGGACTTCACCGCTGATCCCGTCTGACCCGATGGTCTGGCGCAAGAACCTCGATGAGGCGACCAAGAACAAACTGCGCGAATTCTTTATGACTTACGGCGACAAGCCGGCTGAGCAGAACGTCCTGGAAAGCCTGCAATGGGCCAAGTTCAAGTCCTCGGATGACGATCAACTGCTGCCGATCCGTCAGCTTGATCTGTTCAAGAAGCGCACCGAAGTGGTCAACAACGACAAGTTGTCGGACAGCGACAAGCAGGCGCGGCTCAAGGCACTGGATGCCGAGTTGGCCAAGCTGGCAAAGCGCCTGGCTGAAATCGCCCAGAAGAACCCCACCAGCGCAGGTTGA
- the phnE gene encoding phosphonate ABC transporter, permease protein PhnE, with translation MTTFTTVPTPELTAKRSWTQLIGWGLFFAVLAWSWQGAEMNPLALIRDSSNMATFAADFFPPDFSNWELYLKEMIVTVQIALWGTVLAIVCAIPLGILCSENIVPWWVYQPIRRVMDACRSINEMVFAMLFVVAVGLGPFAGVLALFIGTTGVLAKLFAEAVEAIDPGPVEGVRATGASALQEVIYGVIPQVLPLWISYALYRFESNVRSATVVGMVGAGGIGVILWEAIRGFQFAQTCALLIVIILVVSVLDIISQRLRKQFI, from the coding sequence ATGACCACGTTTACCACCGTCCCTACGCCTGAATTGACCGCTAAACGCTCCTGGACGCAGCTGATCGGCTGGGGGCTATTCTTTGCTGTACTGGCCTGGTCCTGGCAGGGCGCGGAGATGAATCCGCTGGCCCTGATCCGCGACTCCAGCAACATGGCGACCTTTGCCGCGGACTTTTTCCCACCGGATTTCAGCAACTGGGAGCTGTACCTCAAGGAGATGATCGTCACCGTGCAGATCGCCCTGTGGGGCACGGTACTGGCGATTGTCTGCGCCATTCCGCTGGGCATTCTTTGCTCTGAAAATATTGTGCCCTGGTGGGTCTACCAGCCGATTCGGCGGGTGATGGATGCCTGCCGTTCGATCAACGAAATGGTGTTCGCCATGCTCTTCGTGGTCGCTGTCGGGCTGGGGCCGTTTGCCGGGGTACTGGCGCTATTTATCGGCACCACCGGGGTGTTGGCCAAGCTGTTCGCTGAAGCCGTGGAGGCCATCGATCCCGGCCCGGTGGAAGGGGTGCGCGCCACCGGTGCCAGCGCGTTGCAGGAGGTGATCTACGGGGTAATTCCGCAGGTCCTGCCGTTGTGGATTTCCTATGCGCTGTATCGCTTCGAGTCCAACGTGCGCTCAGCCACGGTGGTCGGCATGGTCGGGGCGGGCGGTATCGGGGTGATCCTCTGGGAGGCGATTCGCGGCTTCCAGTTCGCTCAGACCTGCGCCCTGCTGATTGTGATCATTCTGGTAGTGAGCGTGCTCGACATTATTTCGCAGCGCCTGCGCAAGCAATTTATCTGA
- the phnF gene encoding phosphonate metabolism transcriptional regulator PhnF translates to MYLSRQPEPLYRELAAVLRDEVQRLAPGDYLPAEVKLAARFAVNRHTLRRAVDELVLEGRLLRQQGKGTRVLARPLIYPMQAGSAFTASLSALGHQVEAQLLGSRVRPASQDDLAYLQLPEATQLLELTTLRLIEGQPVSLIRHAFSLAHAPLLADYQGGSLRQYLEQRDLPLTRTFSLIGARLPSREEATRLLMPRHAPLLSVLTLSRDLAGQPVELSLSTSRADRFQYQPAL, encoded by the coding sequence ATGTACTTGTCTAGACAACCTGAGCCGTTGTACCGCGAACTGGCCGCCGTGCTGCGCGATGAAGTGCAGCGCCTGGCGCCCGGTGACTACCTGCCGGCCGAGGTGAAGCTGGCTGCGCGGTTTGCCGTCAATCGCCACACGTTGCGCCGCGCCGTGGATGAACTGGTGCTCGAAGGTCGCCTGCTGCGTCAGCAGGGCAAGGGCACTCGGGTGCTGGCCAGGCCGCTGATCTATCCGATGCAAGCGGGTAGCGCCTTCACCGCCTCGTTATCGGCCCTCGGGCATCAGGTCGAAGCGCAGCTGCTGGGGAGCCGCGTGCGCCCGGCCAGCCAGGACGATCTCGCTTACCTGCAACTTCCAGAGGCCACGCAACTGCTGGAGTTGACCACCCTGCGCCTGATCGAGGGGCAGCCGGTCAGTCTGATTCGACATGCCTTCAGCCTGGCCCATGCGCCGTTGTTGGCCGACTACCAGGGCGGCTCACTGCGCCAGTACCTGGAACAGCGCGATCTGCCTTTGACCCGCACCTTCAGCCTGATTGGCGCCCGTTTGCCCAGTCGCGAGGAAGCAACGCGGCTGTTGATGCCCAGGCACGCACCCTTGCTCAGCGTCCTGACCCTTTCCCGCGATCTGGCTGGCCAGCCGGTGGAACTGTCGTTATCGACCAGCCGCGCCGACCGTTTCCAGTACCAGCCCGCCCTCTGA
- the phnG gene encoding phosphonate C-P lyase system protein PhnG, whose amino-acid sequence MHSDPHIATRQRWMGVLARAGAGLAAYESALKAGQYSLIRAPEIGMTLVRGRMGGTGSPFNLGEMSVTRCVVRLADGRTGYSYVAGRDKQHAELAALADAHLQGAQQQDWLSRMIDPLAAAHSVKQATKAAETATTQVEFFTLVRGED is encoded by the coding sequence CTGCACAGCGACCCGCACATCGCTACACGTCAGCGCTGGATGGGCGTTCTCGCCCGCGCCGGCGCTGGCCTGGCGGCCTATGAGTCAGCGTTGAAGGCGGGCCAATACAGCCTGATTCGCGCGCCTGAAATCGGCATGACCCTGGTGCGGGGGCGCATGGGCGGCACCGGCAGCCCCTTCAACCTCGGCGAGATGAGCGTGACCCGCTGCGTGGTGCGCCTGGCCGATGGCCGCACTGGCTACAGCTACGTGGCCGGTCGCGACAAGCAGCATGCCGAGCTGGCAGCCCTGGCCGATGCGCACCTGCAGGGCGCGCAGCAGCAGGACTGGCTGAGCCGGATGATCGATCCCCTGGCCGCCGCTCACAGTGTCAAGCAGGCGACCAAGGCCGCGGAAACCGCAACCACCCAGGTGGAATTTTTCACCCTGGTCAGAGGAGAAGATTGA
- the phnH gene encoding phosphonate C-P lyase system protein PhnH: protein MSAANSSHWLQPAFNDPVLDAQASFRAALKALAEPGLVQGMDRALALEGLQPATYALCLAFLDGDTPLWLAPCFDTPVIRANLSFHCGCPIVAERELALFALLDERELGDLSAFDNGSERYPDQSCTLLIQLDALSGGPALRWRGPGIKDVRSVDLPLTPAFWRERSARSAFPRGLDAFFAAKRQIIGLPRSTHMFEDFKSTEEAA from the coding sequence ATGAGCGCGGCAAATAGCTCGCACTGGCTGCAACCTGCCTTCAACGATCCGGTGCTGGATGCCCAGGCCAGTTTCCGTGCCGCGCTCAAGGCGTTGGCCGAACCGGGTCTGGTGCAAGGCATGGACCGTGCCCTGGCTCTGGAGGGTCTACAGCCGGCCACTTATGCCCTGTGCCTGGCCTTTCTCGATGGCGATACGCCGTTGTGGCTGGCCCCGTGCTTCGATACGCCGGTGATTCGCGCCAACCTGTCGTTTCATTGTGGCTGCCCGATCGTCGCTGAGCGCGAGCTGGCACTGTTCGCCCTGCTTGATGAGCGCGAACTGGGCGACCTCTCGGCGTTCGATAACGGCAGCGAACGCTACCCGGATCAGTCCTGTACCTTGCTGATTCAACTGGATGCCTTGAGCGGAGGTCCGGCGCTGCGCTGGCGCGGACCCGGGATCAAGGACGTGCGCAGTGTCGATCTGCCACTGACCCCGGCGTTCTGGCGAGAGCGCAGCGCACGTAGCGCTTTTCCGCGGGGGCTGGATGCTTTCTTCGCCGCCAAGCGCCAGATCATTGGCCTGCCGCGCAGCACCCACATGTTTGAAGACTTCAAGAGTACAGAGGAGGCCGCCTGA